The Deltaproteobacteria bacterium DNA segment ACATCAGATTGAAAAAGGTATACATAGATTCGTTGCTTAATACATCTTTGCACAAATATCTTATTGTTAAGCTGATAGAATCTTTGTTATACATAGGCTATAACGACATTGTTATCATGGATGGCAAAAATACGCCTTTATCCGTCTTTAACAAACAACTGGATAATATTGTTAAGCATATTAAACCTGATAGCATAACAATGCATATCCATGATGTAAATAAGCTTGCATCTGCCAAGTTGTATACCTGTATAGAACACGGCATAAGGAGCTTTGACGGCTCAATTGCAGGGCTTGGGTTTGATATGGCGACAGAATTGATTATAGAGATATTGTACAATGAAGGTATAAAGTTAGATATAAAACCCGATAAGGTTAATAATGTTGCCAAATGGGTAAAACAAAATTTTAAATCTCATTTATAGCCTTTTTAAGTTCATTGACCGATGCGCTTGCAGTCCCTATTTTACCGACTACAATACCCGCCGCTTTGTTTGAGATTATGCATGCGTCAAGCCATGAAGCGTTTGTTGCAAGTGCAAGTGAAAGTGCGGATATCACCGTGTCTCCCGCACCCGTTACATCATAAACCTCTTTGGCTGCTGTAGGTATGTGTTCTATTTTTCCATTTTTCTGGAAAAGGCTCATGCCATGTTCACCGCGCGTTATAAGGATGGCTTCCGTTTGATACCTTTTCAAAAGGAGTAAACCGGCACGTATAAGACTTTTCTGATTGTTAATCTCAAACCCGCAGGCATCTTCAGCCTCTTTTTGATTTGGCGTTATAACTGTTACCCCTTTATAAAATCTGAAATTCCGTATCTTTGGATCAACCGTGACAATCAACCCGCTCTTTTTTTTGTATTGAAGGGTTTTCGAGATTATTCCCCTGCTGAGCAGTCCTTTGCCATAATCGGATATTATAACAGCATCAAATTCATGAAGTCTGCTGTCAAGGAAATCGATCATGTTGATGTACGTTTTTTTTGAAAGCCTGTCTCTCGTTTCTTTGTCGAATCTCACTACCTGTTGGTGCTGGGCAACTACCCTGATCTTTATTGATGTAAGTCTTTCTGGGTCTATAAATATGCCCTCCGTGCTAAAACCGGATTCTTTTATTATAGACATAAAACGTTCACCATTATAATCATTCCCTATTACGCCGCATATAACTGCATTGCCTCCGAGTGCGTTTATGTTGGTCAAAACGTTTGCAGCCCCGCCGAGCATGATATTTTCTTTTTCCACATCTACGACCGGAACCGGTGCTTCAGGAGATATTCTTGATACACTTCCCCACATAAATTCATCCAGAATAATATCTCCAACAACGAGTATCTTTAATTTACTAAACCTATCTACAATATCTGACAATCTTTTTATATTGTTCATTCATGTTCTCCCTTTTATAAGGGTAACAGCATAATTTACAATTGCCTCAATATCAATATTTCTCATGCATGCAATTCTTGAATCTTGATCGCATGGGTATTTAAAACAAGCTCCGCAAGATTTTGGAGGGATGATCGCTACATAATGTTCGCCCAGGGGTTTCCATTTTTGTAAGTGTGTCTCAAGTCCTAACATGGGAGGGTATATTATTACACCCGGTGTTTGTACAGCATCAGCGATATGACACGGACCGCTGTCATTCCCGATAAATACTTTAGCCTGCTTTATAATGTAAGCAATTTGTCTCAACGGTAAACCTGATGCTTTTAATGTGAATTGAGTGCCTGACAGGCTTATGATTTTATCAATGATCTCAATTTCAGATGTATCTCCTATTACGATTGAAGGTATGCTATGTATTTTTTCAAGCATGTATATAAGCCTTGAATAGCTTTCAACCGGTAAACCTTCACCTTTTATCGTTCTACCCCCCGGGTGTATCGCTGCATAAGATTTATGATCTGTTGTTTTAATCTTATCAATAATTTGATCGGCCTGTGATATGGAATTATTATCTATGCCGAGTTCAAGAGATAGATCGTTATCCGTAATGCCGAGCGGTGCAACAAGTTTCATGTTGAGCCCGATAATATTATCGCCCTCTATATAATCAGCGCCGTCGGTGAGTAGATAAGACCTTCTGTTATCCGTTACAAATCCTATTCTTTTTTTTGCCCCGGATAATAAGCCTATTAATTCGCTTCGGAGAAATCTTTTGAACATGATAGCTGTGTCAAATCGTTTTGAACGCAGATTATGAATAAAGCTAAGATAACCTTTAAGACTTTTGTGCTCACCATGCATGTCATAAACGAGTATATCATCTATCCATTTGATGCCCCTAATAAGCTCATCAATACCTGGGGAAACAATCATTGTAATGGAGCTGTCTTTTAGCCTCCTTTTTATTGCCCTTACAGCAGGT contains these protein-coding regions:
- the rfaE1 gene encoding D-glycero-beta-D-manno-heptose-7-phosphate kinase yields the protein MNNIKRLSDIVDRFSKLKILVVGDIILDEFMWGSVSRISPEAPVPVVDVEKENIMLGGAANVLTNINALGGNAVICGVIGNDYNGERFMSIIKESGFSTEGIFIDPERLTSIKIRVVAQHQQVVRFDKETRDRLSKKTYINMIDFLDSRLHEFDAVIISDYGKGLLSRGIISKTLQYKKKSGLIVTVDPKIRNFRFYKGVTVITPNQKEAEDACGFEINNQKSLIRAGLLLLKRYQTEAILITRGEHGMSLFQKNGKIEHIPTAAKEVYDVTGAGDTVISALSLALATNASWLDACIISNKAAGIVVGKIGTASASVNELKKAINEI
- a CDS encoding glycosyltransferase family 9 protein, which gives rise to MNRFLIIRFGSIGNTLVSIPAVRAIKRRLKDSSITMIVSPGIDELIRGIKWIDDILVYDMHGEHKSLKGYLSFIHNLRSKRFDTAIMFKRFLRSELIGLLSGAKKRIGFVTDNRRSYLLTDGADYIEGDNIIGLNMKLVAPLGITDNDLSLELGIDNNSISQADQIIDKIKTTDHKSYAAIHPGGRTIKGEGLPVESYSRLIYMLEKIHSIPSIVIGDTSEIEIIDKIISLSGTQFTLKASGLPLRQIAYIIKQAKVFIGNDSGPCHIADAVQTPGVIIYPPMLGLETHLQKWKPLGEHYVAIIPPKSCGACFKYPCDQDSRIACMRNIDIEAIVNYAVTLIKGRT